From the genome of Alicyclobacillus sp. SO9:
AGTGTATCAAGGCCTACCGGACCACCCCGAAATTTCTCTATTATTGAATGTAGAATCTTGTAGTCCAGTTCGTCGAGACCAAGTTCGTCCACTTTTAATCGTTTTAACGCAGCCTTAGCAATTTGCAAGGTAATTGCACTAGATTGTTCCACCTGGGCAAAGTCCCGCACTCGCTTCAACAGCCGATTCGCAACCCGAGGTGTACCACGACTTCTTGTCGCCAGCTCGACCGCTGCATCATTATCCAACGTTATCCGTAGAATTCGGCCCGTACGCGTGATAATATGCGACAACTCATTGGTTTTGTAGTAATCCAGGTGGGAGATTACACCGAACCTGTCCCGTAAGGGAGCTGATAGCAACCCGGCTCTTGTTGTTGCCCCAATGAGTGTAAAGGCTGACAGGTCAAGGCGCACAGAACGAGCTGTCGGCCCCTTTCCAATCATAATGTCCAACGAGAAATCTTCCATGGCCGGGTACAAAACTTCTTCCACAGCCTTTGACAAACGGTGGATCTCGTCGATAAATAACACATCACCAGGCTGCAGATTGGTCAACAGTGCAGCCAAGTCTCCGGGCCGTTCAATGGCTGGTCCGGATGTATGGCGAATATTCACACCCAGCTCATTCGCGATGATCATCGCCAGGGATGTCTTTCCTAAGCCCGGCGGACCGTGAAGCAAAACGTGATCGAGAGCCTCTTCCCGCTCGCGTGCAGCCTGTATAAACACTTTCAGGTTTTCCTTCACACCTGTTTGTCCAATATAATCGTCGAGGAAACGCGGACGCAATGATTCCAGCGCTGCATCTTCCTGATTAAATTCAGCTGAGACAATGCGCTCGGACATGGCCCCGGCGCTCCTTTCGTGTATCATATCAAATAAACGAAGAAAGTCTATTTCTGCTTTTACCATTTAAGGAAATCCAAAGGACGTCTACGTTTTCCGCCCTGTTCAGTCGTTCAGTTCACTCCAACCTGCCGCAGTTCAACTGCCCATCTGCTGTAAACACCGGGTTAAAGCTGTTTCCAAGGTCCAGTCTTCATTGTGCGACAATACACTGGTAACGGCTGTTACAGCCTGTCTCTCATTATATCCGAGAGATTTAAGAGCCTCAACAACATCGCTGCGCAACGACTCTGGATACTCCGTGTCTGCTGCAGCAGCACGCTGTGACGTCAGCGGACCATCAGATGCGACATAGAGATTGGACATTTTGTCCTTCAAATCCAGAATCAATCGCTGTGCTGTCTTTTTACCGATGCCAGGCAACTGACACAGGTAGGCACTATCCTCCATTTGCACGGACGACACAAACCGCTGATAATCTGCTGAAGAGATAATTTGCAACGCAACTTTCGGACCAATACCTGAAACTCCGATAAGAAGCGTAAACCATGCACGCTCGCTGTCAGTCAGAAAACCGTATAGTTCTTGTGAATCCTCACGGATGTAGTGGTACGTATACAGCATCGTCTCGGTACCCCGCTGCATCTCTACAGCAGTTCTGTCCGGTACCCAAACACGGTAACCCACGCCTTGAACATCTACATCGACACATCCCGCCGATGTCTCAGCTATCAGCCCGCGAACAAAAATTATCACAGCTCTACCTTCCTCGTATTGAGTTGGTTTTATCAAGCATTGGAGCCGCATGTGCATAAGTGATGGCAATAGCCAATGCGTCTGCGGCATCATCTGGCTTTGGAATAGACGTCAAACCCAGAAGCATCCGAACCATCTCCTGAATTTGTTTCTTATCTGCTCGACCGTAACCTACGACAGCCTGCTTTACCTGGATGGGTGTGTACTCCTGTGTTTCCAGACCGGATTCAACACCTGCCAACAGTGCTACCCCGCGCGCCTGTCCGACAGTAAATGCGGTCGTTGTGTTCCGATTAAAAAACAACTCTTCCACAACCATAACACTCGGCTGATAGGTAGCTATAATGTCCTGCAATTCATGATATATACTTTGTAACCGGGACGGCACAGGTGTATGAGCAGGGGTTTCAATGCAACCGTAGGTCACCGGGCGAACCTGATTTCCCTGAAGCTTGACCACTCCGTAGCCCATGCGTGCGATACCCGGATCAATTCCCAAAATCACTCTGTCCATAAGAAACCTCCTGCCCTCTTATTCGTGGACAGGAGGCCAAATTCCTGTTTGACAATCCTAAATCAATTCAATCACTGCACCGCCAACAATAGCTTCAGTCACTTAAAGCGCCCTTGCATCATTCGCCTCGGGCACTTCGCGAATATACACAGGCATGTTCACAAACCACATCAGTTCCGGACTGAGTTCCCATGCAGCGTGATCGGTTTTGAAACTCACTACAGCATCATTACCAATCGGCCGAACTTCGACCTGGCGGCGACCATCATGATATAAGGTCAAAAACATGGCATATCCGGACGGCGCCTCGTCCTGCTGCCACACGTATTGCAGCGAGGAACTCTGCATCCCAAAATCAGTCACTGCAGGGGTATCTGCATAGCTTGTTACCGAAAGAGCGACAAAACCAGCTGCAGCCGTGATAGCTGCAATCCATAGGCGCAAGCATGTCGGCATTCGCTTGCACAGTTGCATGCGAAACTTCTCTGCGTATTCAAGAGTGCTGCCGCCAACTTTCCCTAGTCCGTCCGCCATGTTCATACACCTCGTTTCCGAGTTAATCTAGCCATAGTATGACACGCGGCGGAAACATTATTCAGGATATGGAGAAGTTACAAGCCACATTGGCCTATGACTCGGCAACCTCCAGATTCGCGTATACGTTCTGGACATCGTCGTGTTCCTCTAATGCATCAATCAAATCAAGTACTACGTCAGCATCATCTGCAGCTAAAGCGACCGTCGTTTTGGGCTCGTATGTCAATTCTGAATCCTGAATCCTCAGGCCCTGCTGCTCAATTTCATCGCGTACCTGCGCGAATTCGTCAGGTTCAGTCACAAGGATAAATTCTTCATCCGTTTCGCGCATATCCGCAGCTCCCGCTTCTAATGCCTGCATCATCATGTCGTCGGTGTCCAAAGCGACGTCTTCTTTAGCAAGAGTAATCATGCCGATTTTATCGAACATCCACGCAACACATCCCGATTCACCTAGATTGCCTCCGCGTTTCGAAAAGATGTGTCGAATATCGGCTGCACTTCGATTGCGATTGTCGGTGACAATATCCATCATGACGGCCACACCATTTGGACCGTACCCTTCATACATCACTTCTTCGTACGTGACGCCTTCCAGGGTGCCTGTGGCCTTAGCAATCGTTCGGGCGATGTTATCAGCAGGTACGTTGCTTTGTTTGGCCTTTTCAATTGCCGTTTTTAGCC
Proteins encoded in this window:
- the ruvA gene encoding Holliday junction branch migration protein RuvA — translated: MIIFVRGLIAETSAGCVDVDVQGVGYRVWVPDRTAVEMQRGTETMLYTYHYIREDSQELYGFLTDSERAWFTLLIGVSGIGPKVALQIISSADYQRFVSSVQMEDSAYLCQLPGIGKKTAQRLILDLKDKMSNLYVASDGPLTSQRAAAADTEYPESLRSDVVEALKSLGYNERQAVTAVTSVLSHNEDWTLETALTRCLQQMGS
- the ruvB gene encoding Holliday junction branch migration DNA helicase RuvB, which encodes MSERIVSAEFNQEDAALESLRPRFLDDYIGQTGVKENLKVFIQAAREREEALDHVLLHGPPGLGKTSLAMIIANELGVNIRHTSGPAIERPGDLAALLTNLQPGDVLFIDEIHRLSKAVEEVLYPAMEDFSLDIMIGKGPTARSVRLDLSAFTLIGATTRAGLLSAPLRDRFGVISHLDYYKTNELSHIITRTGRILRITLDNDAAVELATRSRGTPRVANRLLKRVRDFAQVEQSSAITLQIAKAALKRLKVDELGLDELDYKILHSIIEKFRGGPVGLDTLSATVGEESDTIEDVYEPYLLQMGFIQRTPRGRVVTVRAYEHLDIPLTQNNALNLFQSE
- the ruvC gene encoding crossover junction endodeoxyribonuclease RuvC, which codes for MDRVILGIDPGIARMGYGVVKLQGNQVRPVTYGCIETPAHTPVPSRLQSIYHELQDIIATYQPSVMVVEELFFNRNTTTAFTVGQARGVALLAGVESGLETQEYTPIQVKQAVVGYGRADKKQIQEMVRMLLGLTSIPKPDDAADALAIAITYAHAAPMLDKTNSIRGR
- a CDS encoding YebC/PmpR family DNA-binding transcriptional regulator, with protein sequence MSGHSKWHNIQRRKGKQDAERGQLFTKLSRDIYLAAKEGGGNPDTNFRLKTAIEKAKQSNVPADNIARTIAKATGTLEGVTYEEVMYEGYGPNGVAVMMDIVTDNRNRSAADIRHIFSKRGGNLGESGCVAWMFDKIGMITLAKEDVALDTDDMMMQALEAGAADMRETDEEFILVTEPDEFAQVRDEIEQQGLRIQDSELTYEPKTTVALAADDADVVLDLIDALEEHDDVQNVYANLEVAES